Proteins encoded in a region of the Manis javanica isolate MJ-LG chromosome 15, MJ_LKY, whole genome shotgun sequence genome:
- the OSM gene encoding oncostatin-M isoform X2, whose amino-acid sequence MPWRGSSEQNRVPPSWSSRIRVQGLDVSGLKEHCKGHPGAFPSKDALRRLSRQGFLRTLNVILSHVLHRLTTLQQELPKAQDLEMLDRVKLNIRGFRNNLHCMAQLLPSSSDTAEPPQAGPGASPPPTPATDAFQRKLEGCRFLHGYHGFMHSVQQVLQGWEESPNRSRRHSPRRALWKRVRRMRPSRRDKRLMPRGQLPR is encoded by the exons AT GCCCTGGAGAGGTAGCAGTGAGCAGAACAGAGTCCCACCCTCCTGGAGCTCACGG ATCCGTGTGCAAGGCCTGGATGTGAGCGGGCTGAAAGAGCACTGCAAGGGGCACCCTGGGGCCTTCCCCAGCAAGGATGCCCTGCGGAGGCTCAGCAGGCAGGGCTTCCTGAGGACCCTCAACGTCATCTTGAGCCATGTCCTGCACAGACTGACCACGTTACAGCAGGAGCTCCCCAAAGCCCAGGACTTGGAGATGCTGGATAGGGTGAAGCTGAACATCCGCGGCTTCAGAAACAACCTCCACTGCATGGCCCAGCTGCTCCCCAGCTCCTCCGACACGGCTGAGCCCCCGCAGGCAGGCCCGGGGGcctcaccaccacccaccccGGCCACAGATGCCTTCCAGCGCAAGCTGGAAGGCTGCAGGTTCCTGCATGGCTACCACGGCTTCATGCACTCCGTGCAACAGGTCTTGCAAGGGTGGGAGGAGAGCCCGAACAGGAGCCGGAGACACAGCCCCCGCCGGGCTCTGTGGAAGAGGGTCCGCAGGATGCGACCTTCCAGGAGGGACAAAAGACTCATGCCCAGGGGGCAGTTGCCTCGGTAG
- the OSM gene encoding oncostatin-M isoform X1, with translation MRAQFTRRALLSQVLGLLFLSTAAMGSCSDKYQELLGQLRNQADFMQHTNTLLDPYIRVQGLDVSGLKEHCKGHPGAFPSKDALRRLSRQGFLRTLNVILSHVLHRLTTLQQELPKAQDLEMLDRVKLNIRGFRNNLHCMAQLLPSSSDTAEPPQAGPGASPPPTPATDAFQRKLEGCRFLHGYHGFMHSVQQVLQGWEESPNRSRRHSPRRALWKRVRRMRPSRRDKRLMPRGQLPR, from the exons ATGCGGGCACAGTTTACTCGGAGGGCGCTGCTCA GTCAGGTCCTTGGGCTTCTGTTCCTGAGCACAGCGGCCATGGGCAGCTGCTCGGACAAGTACCAAGAGCTCCTCGGGCAGCTCCGGAATCAGGCGGACTTCATGCAGCACACCAACACGCTCCTGGACCCCTAT ATCCGTGTGCAAGGCCTGGATGTGAGCGGGCTGAAAGAGCACTGCAAGGGGCACCCTGGGGCCTTCCCCAGCAAGGATGCCCTGCGGAGGCTCAGCAGGCAGGGCTTCCTGAGGACCCTCAACGTCATCTTGAGCCATGTCCTGCACAGACTGACCACGTTACAGCAGGAGCTCCCCAAAGCCCAGGACTTGGAGATGCTGGATAGGGTGAAGCTGAACATCCGCGGCTTCAGAAACAACCTCCACTGCATGGCCCAGCTGCTCCCCAGCTCCTCCGACACGGCTGAGCCCCCGCAGGCAGGCCCGGGGGcctcaccaccacccaccccGGCCACAGATGCCTTCCAGCGCAAGCTGGAAGGCTGCAGGTTCCTGCATGGCTACCACGGCTTCATGCACTCCGTGCAACAGGTCTTGCAAGGGTGGGAGGAGAGCCCGAACAGGAGCCGGAGACACAGCCCCCGCCGGGCTCTGTGGAAGAGGGTCCGCAGGATGCGACCTTCCAGGAGGGACAAAAGACTCATGCCCAGGGGGCAGTTGCCTCGGTAG